A region of the Mytilus galloprovincialis chromosome 1, xbMytGall1.hap1.1, whole genome shotgun sequence genome:
AAGCAAAAGATTTCTTGCTTGCAAACTTTAAAGTATGACAAGGCCCCTTTTTTAACCTTCCAGTCCCGAATtcgaaaaaaacttatttttatgacAAATTAGCATTTGGACTTTAGACTGTTAATCatcagtaatttttttatttgaattttgccCAACATTTTTACATAGTATAATAATTGATATTATActgtttatttttcttcttgtacctatatatttgttatattttattccgTTTTTATTGATTAAATGTTTTTTCTGTATTTGTTATTTCATGTACTTTTTGTCTTTCATTGGACGACAACTAAAAGGGAAAATATTGATGTCTTGTAGTTTATCCAACCACATATTCTTCAAGTTTTTTTTACTATATCTGTTCATTGGTTGTATTATGTTAATATGTTTGTTTTATCTGTTTTGTGTTTGTCAAATGTTGATCTGCGTGTTGATGTACATGATGATAGTGTCAGTCGATGTTTTAAAACTTGTGTCGACCCTCGACAATTAAAATCGTCAAAACAAACCTTGACTCCATTTGGTCATTTgaaacaacaaaatcaaaatttgaaaacgatCAATCGCTTCGATTAAATATTGAGTGCATTTCCTCATAATCGAGGACCATAGTgcataaatgaataaatgaaaaattgtaaatatCGAACTTATTCATGACCTTCATTTAGTCACCAGTATCAACTCATTAGAACATGTAAAACATTGGTTGGAAGGTTCTCAAGATATGATAATTTAACGGAAAATGCATAAAATGCAATATTACAATCAGTCAAGGACCAAGAGTCCAGAACGCAAAAGTGAATATCATAAGTATCGAATAATCCTCCGTCAGTAAaagcatatatattaaaatgtggTCAATGGTAGAATAGTTCGGAAGACTctgaagtaaaattgagaatggaaatggggaatgtgtcaaagagacaacaacaaggTAATCATGAAAACAGCTTCAGTCACATGTCCCGCCAACCCACCGTGCTACCTGAAATCATTAGCTGAGTTTTCTAACGGAAAACCCACACACAGTTTTACCCTTTCgtcttggatggatagttgtctcattggtaatcgcACCACGTCTTATTTCATATTCCATCAGATCAATTGATGTAGTATTCATAGTCGTACGCCTAAAGAATTGGTTGATAAGTTTCAGTCAAACTAAATGATCCTTGCTAAAttgaatattaccaataatttaaACAAATCCTTTTATGTTATTCATAAATAAGcaaattaaaatatcatgggCTATACATTTATTCATATAACTGGTTTTAGGTAAATAGTTGTTTATGAAAAGTAATATTAAAATGTGATACGTTCAAATATTAGTAAAACTAAATATCACACTCAAAATTCAAATCGTTTTTAGAAACAAATTTctagttatttgtttttttaatcatcTTGACAAAATTTTCTATGAATGAATCTTACATGAACTTTGTCGAAATAAATGTAAGGTCTTATTAGAATTTATAACCTAACAACTCAAACAGAATTCCGGTATCCAATTTTGCTGTAAGTGCCATATGGTCAAGGTGCTTTTAGAATTCTGATGGAATAGATACTTTAACCCTCTTCATTTGGTGTCAAAACGCCATCGAATGTTGCTGTCAAGTTTCTGAAATAATAATGGGCAATCTGCAACCAATCTCTGTTGATACAACATTATATCTGTAAAACGGAAGTTAGTATATGTATCAatgaaaatattttccaaaaataacatcaaatacaaaaagaatataaaaaaaagaatatgtggtatgattgtccatgagacaactctccacaagtgactcAGGTTTGTGATAAACGCTTCTACAAGCCTGCAGTTATATATTGTTCTTTTGCGAAATTTTGTGTAAAAAGATTTGAAATTAATAACGCGTCACCCGAAGCTCTGACGGTTTCAAATACACTTTACCTCTCACAAAGATTACTTATTTCAAAGACATTTCAATATAGGATTTCTATAACCCTGTAAGAAATAACTCTCTTTAATAgtaatgttttctttttcttgaggTCTAGTTTTCAACCAACAGTTGTGGCTTTTGTTTCTACCTTTCTGTTATAGCGAGCACATATTGCGTAAGCCTTTGTTTTCTTGTTAAAGGTAAAGGTCATCTTATGTTTTGCTAAAACTGCAGGTTTTGCGTGTTTGATATATAAAACACGTAGTCCaaattgtgtacatgtataactGGTTTGAAACTACCAGATGTTATGTCAGAGTATCATGTCTATTTGTTACTTAGAACTCGGGTGTTAGTGGTCGTTGCGGTTTATTGTACTCTCAAATGTTTTTGGTTTTCAATACTGctatacattatatatttcagtGTTAAATGTTATTTCGTATGCTTCTTTTTCAAtgatcgtcctgaacatgcatgcatATTTTCCAATGGACGTTAAGCAAcgaacaatcaatcaatctttttcaCTTAAGCTTATCATATAATTAGGAGTACAGTGTTTTACTCTTGCTTTTCAGTTAGTTATTCGTTTCATCTACTGCTTATCATGATAGTTATAagatcaatatttatatatttttcagtatGGTTTTGGATGACAGTTGGTCTAGCCTCGTTGTTAGCACTTGTTCTACTACTCttattattgataataatcaTACGGTATTGCTGCTGGTACGTATACAATATGATAGTAAACttggaatattttttaagaaaagttAGAAGCAAGTCCTTCAACAATAAATGCACGACAAAATCTAAGACGACTCAGTCGCAcatatttttcagaaaaaaaaagctttcgaataattgtttaattttcaacGTCATTTATACTACACCTTTTGCCGTCTTCGATTGTTGAAATCAAAACATACTATAAAATGCAGCACATTTAGTTAAAAGACAACAATGCATGTTGATTAAACTGATTCACATGAGACAGAAGTGGGCCGAAAATAAGAGAGAGACAGGCATCCCATTATAGAATAGCAATAGGACTACACCTCGATATCTAAATACAATTCGCTTTCCCGATGAAGAGAACTTTTAAGAAACATTTAAACTAGTTGTCTTGGTTATGAATTAATTTAACTTGTGCGTGTTAAAAATTAtgaaacatcaattaaaaaacaGTTTACTATATAAAAAAACCAGACAATATCTTCTCCAACGTTATATATCATTACCCCAAACAATATGTCAGGCCATTAGCGGTATAGTCAAGTGTTCAACTATATTTTAAACCTTTATATAAGTTGTGATTGTGAATTATTAGGCACAGCAAATACTAGTTACTAATTTCTATGAAGACATGAAGAAATATCAGCTTATAGATGAAGTAAACAAACATACATGCGCTTTATTAAAGTTCGTTTCAGCGATGAAATGATCGAAAAATGCATGCATAATACATACTGAAACAGTTAATAAATTATACTGACACATTTAATAAATTCTACTGAAACAGTTCATAAATTCTACTAAAACCGTTAATCTATTTCAACATAGTTTTGTGTCTATACTACTTATGTCCAGCCTATGCAAATTGCTCGAATTCTTGATTTATAGTTATTAAAACCTGTCTTGATTCATTATCTTTATTACATCATatcaaaaatgaataaacaaacgTTTTCCATTTATTATATAATGATGTCATTTTTTGTACGAAAGTGATTCAAATCAAATATGCTTTACCTACACGAAGTTTACCAACGAAGTTAACGGGTTATTGATATTCACAATAAATATGTGTTTACATTTAAAATCGTCTGTTTTCAAAACCAGTAACTTATTTAGAGTATCGATCAGTATGGTTTCTCAAGAAGGAAACATTCGAAAATgacagcacctgagatcaccctaaccctttttggtggggtttgtgttgcttagtctttaattttcaatgttgtgttttttgttctattatttttctgtctgtctttttcttttttagcaatgaggtagtcagtttattttcgatctatgagtttgactgtccctcttgtatctttcgtccctcttttaaaaatattgagCGACCTCGATGGTTCAGTTGTCTTAGTATTTCAATCCTAATTGACTAAGACATTCCGGttttctccaccaataaaatcTGCCCGGCACAAACTTGCCACAATAATGCTGAAAATGGCATTAAACGCCAATCGATCAATTCAATttgataataatattattatatctTATAGTCACAAAAAAGACGTGTCTGAGTTCTCAGCaatcaaatcaaattaataatattaatattatatcTTATAGTCACAAAAGAAAAAGTCGGGTGTCTGAGTTCTCAGAAAGCCAGGACCGATACGGGGATAGTTGTGGTCCATGCTGTGGCTTGGTTGACTATAAAGGATGTTGTTCCCTTAGTGGATGCTGTGGATTTTACGGATGCTGTGGGGGATTTTGTGGAGCGTGCCGATGCTGCAGAGAGTTTCCAGGCGACGGTGACGGTGACTCGGGCAGACACAACAGAAATTCCAATAATCATTCAATGAAACGTGTGAAGAAAAAAGTATCTGTTAGACAAACACAAACGTCACCAACACCAACAGATACGACGGCCATtatagaagaaaagaaaaagatagcTAAGGTCCTTAATGCTTGGATGCCTCACTCCCATAATGTTCGGACCATAAACACCAGTACAAAATAATTACGAAATAGACctttaatttcacttttaaaaACAAGACGTAATGTAAAGTATATTAAGTTAATTGGTAAATTTTAACTTTAAGAAAAGTAACCGTAATGATGTCTTATCAATCAATTAATGCTATCAAGAGAATGaatgtaaattatttaaaaaagaagacatATATATTATCGAATATAGATTTTTCTAAGTTTAATGTACCTAAAGCATTATATAATGACAAAGAAgcattttcattcatttgttttcgCTCTTTGTTGTCTTGCCGAGCACTGTTTGGTTATGGTGATTTTTTACATAGATATAACACTCTTATTTCCTACCTTAACTGAACTTCTACATGCATCGCTCTTTCTTGGTCTTTTGGTATATTTCAGCCATAACATACACAGGCAAATTTTGTTAACTTGAATTTCACGTGAACTTTACAAATGGAAattagtatttttcattttttttaattagacttGAAAATTTAGATGCTATTTGAAcaactttattttaaaacaattcacGTAAAAATGCATGtgattttcaaatgaaattcatGTTAGTTTCACATGGGATTCACGTGAAACTTACATGAACTGAGTTAATGTTAGTTTCACGGTTAAGCTCGTTGGAGGTGAAATAAACGTGAATTTCACTTGAGATTTACATTAAACTTTTCTTAACGTGACATTCATGTGAGTGAAATTATCCTGTGTACACTGCAACATAACATTCTTCCTTGTAATTCTTTCAGTCttttattaaactttatttaCAGATGAATGACGTATATATCATTTCAAATCATGTTGATTCCTCACAGAATGCTCCAGTTAATACAAAATCTTTTCCAAGAGTATATAAATCGCCAACAACGAATTCACAAACGCCTCGTGAGCAGAATGAAAGCATGACATCGGAGAAAAATTACAAGAAGAAAGCAAAGGTTTTAAAAGCATGGATGCCCCATTCACACGATGTCAGAGGGATAAATACAAGCACAAAATAACGGCTCTAAGACTTCCTCGGCGCTGATGAGATTAAAATGACAGGACGGGTGCTGTACTGCTTGACATTGTAATACAAGATgcttaaaatatttaattgacaATTTGGATTATGCTTCAAATACGTGACGTAAaacaatatctatatataaatatataatatttgtattattACGACGAAACCCATAAACGGTTGAAATGTTCACAGTGATTTTATGAGATCAATCATTTAACTTTTAATtggttatttcttttttaatgttcCAATGCTTGAAGAAAATTGAATTGGCTTAAAGGTGGGGAAAATAAACATgaccgttagttttatcgtttgaatagtttgacatttgtcatttcgggtcatTTAATAGCTTGCTTTGTGGTACTCATTGTCAAAGACCGTGCGATAACCTTTAGTTGCCAACTTCCGTCCTTTCGTCTCTGGTggatgagttgtctcattggcaatcataccacatcttcttatttgtatgaTTTTGAAATTAACTTTAAGCCTACCGTGATGTAGTTTtccgaaaaaaaatatcaatatacttATCctcattttgaaaaatttcaaatcgAGAGGTAACAAATTgacaaaaatcaaatgtttgaaaAAGCAAGAAACAAGGAATGGAATTCTTCTAAAAATTTCTTTTCAAAGTCTTTTGCATGCTTATACTTTTTGCATCTTTTAAAATTATAGCCACATGTTTGCAGTATTTATATTTGCTCTATAATACTCAGAACTTCTAATTTTCTATTCTAATTTTACagtagatttttttgtttttgttattttatcatCTTTGTTATGTTACTCTTGTGAGCTTATCTGTTTAcaccaggggcgtagctgccgttaggcactttaggcacgtgcctacacaaaatttttcacaaatattttttttttgttaaaaaaaataataaacaacgttatatgtatatgaactccagtgaagttgtcacaactctaattatcgaatgtcatgtgtacactagtctctcgtccttagtgaatgaatcattggatagaattgaatgtttttttatgtgtgtaccttatatagaaactataaactagaactttggttcagatcatttcaattctatcaacaaaaacttgaatgaacctaaacttagacacatgaatttttaattagttgttgttagttttcaactagctttccactttgtcttcacccgacttgccaatgttggtcgtccgtttggctgtgcaggatgtataaatacgtagtcacgtttggtcagaatggggacatttaatcttaatatgcctagttgtagagagaatgccactctttgaggagttcgtgttggtctactgaaaggcaaagttTCTGCTCTTATCCAATagtccctcattttccaatgcatggcattttcaaatttccagaccttcgtcctgtacaacacctattacaggactaagctccctgttgtgtttattgtaaataatcaatttggtttttttttgttctaaacttgcataaatattttacactggatgtttaaaaatcaatctatcaactagattccagtagttttgagtactctcagatctaagAGTAATggccacaattattcaaattcctaagcaggtagggattttacagtagagcggaatataaagaaatacgaacttcttgaattttgttacgttagtatgaacagaacagaacttttgcattaggcatcgactatgtgtgtatgtgtttgtgtggctagggtgaagcTTTTAAGAATCAAAATATTGATGGTTGGTGTCTTTCTAGCCAAAAGGATACTGTTATTATATAGTAAAATATCAGTGTTTATATGCAcgtgcctttttttttaatgaaggatcgtcaatatgtactatccattaagttaaacgtatatatcgatCATAACAGAAtagatttaaaaataccaaacagggtgtactgcttaattaaagggatacgcgGATCTATGATGggcagtacatattgtaaatatttttttaaatatttgattttccaattgtactgtgttatttaattcaccattcagatgttatggtaaattattcataattcttcgaacttcgaacatgtatattataattttcatgATCAAATGACCAGAACCCCCCTGAACCCCTTACCAGGGCCCTGCCCTGGACCTGATGGGGGCCGTACGCGGCCCCCAGACAccctgccgatttgtgcctacagttgaatgcatgcctagctacgcccctgtacACAATTGTATATAGAAATCATATGCTACGTAATTTATTGGGTATAATTCAAATACTGTTCAATTTTAATCTTTCTAactatctatttatttatttgtttgtgtttgtatgaaataaattataaaattttttgATGTTTGAGTCCGACTCGAATATTATGCCATGATGTGTAACGGGGTTGCTTCCCTTATAACATGTAGTAGATACATATGCCATCCGTAAACGATCGAGCAATGCAATCGAAGTATatgtacttctttagctcagtcggttagaGTGTTGCCTTGTATTACAGGGTTCTCCGGGTTTAGTCCCGGAGGTGTCAAAGTGATTTTGTATAATTAATCATGCTCTTTGGTTACACATGTTAGTCATGTTAAATTAGTGAAAGTTTCGTTAGGGACAGTAGCTGTCAAATTCgtgttcaaattttatatttcatttattacatACTAAAAcgtttatccaaattataaaatgtCCTGAAAAGAAACAATAAACAATGCTATGATAACCATTGATATCACCTCCAAAGacataaataaaacattaatagAAATGATAAAAGACAGACACAAGCAATGATCGTCTAATGACGATGCTTCTAGAATAGATATGTTGTATTTCATGTCTTAGACAACAAACAAATGTATCAAAGTCATCTTTTTGCCGAATCGGTGAACGAAATGGTCATTTTTTCGTCTAAAATGGAAATCGTATTGATAAAAAAACACTTTGTAGAAATGATGTCACATACATGAAATCCAGATGGGTAAATATCAATAACACTTCAAAAAGTATTGACATATTGAGCTGATTAATAATCATTTTATCTTTGAAGCCATTTAGTAACCATATATAAGATGCATATAGATTTGATATGTTTGTAAATTCTTGGAACTTTGGTTAGATTTCTTTTCTATGAGCGTTCGAACACATTCGTTTCCTTTCAAATCATAAATTTGCTTTGATAGTGTGGGATGAATTAGTACTAGTATAATGTTctgtgttttaaatttttaatgaaagTTTCTTGTACTATACGCTGCTTATATCGATATAGTTAATCAAACTTAATTTTTACATACTTGTCGTTTAAAAGTAATGAAGAGTCGAGCCAGTTTTTAAGCAAAAATCTAAATGATATGTGTATAGAGGACTACTTTTCCACTTTTAATAACCATCTATAATTAATGAATATCATCTGCGCAAAACTTCCGTATGATTTGTAACAAATATAACTTGCTTTCATCGACACCAGGGTTCGTTTTGACATTTGCATGTTGATATCAAGTTAGATGAAGTAATACTGTACTAATACGACAGTTCGACAATTGTAACTGAACTCCATAACATAAGACCAAAAAATGGTGAAGAAAACTAGATAAACATTTGGGACCAAAACTcgaaaaaaacatcaattttatGGACCAAGTCAGAAGAGTTAAAATTATTTGCAGTCATTACTGTCTAAGATATTATCTGCAATCTTAGATCAAAGTTCGACTCTTACATTACTTTAAAACGACAACTCTGCACATGAATGTGTCTAAAACTTCTACTTTATTCAAAATAGTCTTTTGTAAAATTAGCATcattttatgtatttgtatatatgtaaacgtttataaatatcatttatttgttattttgttaagttattatctatttttatattgtcaGAATGCATTTAATTCATTTAGAATGCTTGTTGTTCGTATTTCTTTTTACGATCAGTATTATTGAATGTTCGctgtataattttatttcgtatttcctgtctttttataaaaactgtataatttctACTTTATAATAAATGATTCGTCCATTACTGTCATTATAAAGTCTTTGCGCCATAGGCTAATTGTGCTTTTGAAATAGTAGGACTCTATAAAGATATCAAGATGTGGGATTacttccaatgagacaattctccaccagaGACATACAGAAGCAGAATAAATCAAATACGGTTCAGCTTACtaccttcgacaatgagcaaaacccataactCACTGTATGATTACGCATGCAGAttaatcatacaaaaaaaaaccgaatATGATTTATGGTTTTATGTGCTAATTTTAGTTGAATTAAGGAAACAAGaaaatgtggcatgattgccaatgagtagATTTGCAATTTGAACTGTTATTCAAGACTGATAATActtttcagattaaaaaaaatatctgaaaaaagtAGCAATGGCACAAGCATCAAAGAATAAATGCTTTAGCCTAAGTAGACAAACTCGCATATAGTGGTAAGCCATGTTATTTCCGAACCATTTATCCAATTGAATATGCTTCTATCAAAGAAATTATTTCGTATATTAAATTGTTAATATGatgaattatttcaaacatttaaaaaaaagatatgtttgcATTTATCTTTAAAGTACAATGTACAACAGCAGCTTACAACTTCAATAAGATGAAAAATGTGCAAGTTTTAGACGAGTTAACTTGCTGTGCAGTTTTATCTAATTGTTGAAGGACATACCGACATAATGACATATATTCAAGCCTTTGATTGTTCATCTggataaatcaaaataataaaattttattttattcttgacTTGGCCTTGAAGCCCAGAACCATTGGCATTGATT
Encoded here:
- the LOC143085674 gene encoding uncharacterized protein LOC143085674; amino-acid sequence: MSCTSVSISNGYIQSALNLFNVNETVTYACNTFYTLSGNAVATCKDVNGTWSSTPSCKLVFYDNVWFWMTVGLASLLALVLLLLLLIIIIRYCCCHKRKSRVSEFSESQDRYGDSCGPCCGLVDYKGCCSLSGCCGFYGCCGGFCGACRCCREFPGDGDGDSGRHNRNSNNHSMKRVKKKVSVRQTQTSPTPTDTTAIIEEKKKIAKVLNAWMPHSHNVRTINTSTK